A genomic window from Pseudomonadota bacterium includes:
- a CDS encoding sigma 54-interacting transcriptional regulator, which yields MIRLEVLDGAERGRVHEADTRQLLIGRAPEADLRLEDAHLSAEHGLIFREQDRYIYRDLRSTNGSSLARGSERIALDGTGQREVLLQNGDELLLGDPSAPVILRCTIAAAAAPGPDHTVRVHATRALSELGRLTGEVARSSDLATLYRAVRLLDSQPQLSAVLEATAQATLALLPRATHIAILLEEGRPGEGRLVPACARTRGAEPATEVVATSRALLQRVLEQRSAVLAAHAADDLGRSESIMGAQIRSTLAAPLWRGEQLMGVIAADNRGGGGGGIFSERDLELLLLLGEPAALALENARLYEQLRLARERAEQENHYLRTREPRPTFEQMFGQSAALQQVLQQLTRVIDTRVTVCIGGETGTGKELVARAIHEQSRRRDKLFVAQNCAALPETLLESELFGHKKGAFTGAEQEKKGLFELADGGTLLLDEIGEMPAALQAKLLRVLQDGEVRPLGATRSRKVDARIVCATHRNLEEEVKSGRFRQDLYYRLVVFPVTLPPLRERGDDIPLLAERFLERYAAELRKPAPTISARALALLRAYRWPGNIRELENEMQRLAILVDDGACVEPEQLSPALQGGALLPTSELPTSGTLKEMMEHLERDLLVAALAAHGHNKTRTAATLGITREGLHKKLTRFGL from the coding sequence ATGATCCGCCTCGAGGTGCTGGACGGCGCGGAACGCGGCCGGGTACACGAGGCCGACACCAGGCAGCTCTTGATCGGGCGCGCGCCGGAGGCCGATCTTCGCCTGGAGGACGCGCACCTCTCTGCCGAGCACGGGCTGATCTTCCGCGAGCAGGATCGCTACATCTACCGTGATCTGCGCTCGACCAACGGCTCGTCGCTGGCGCGCGGCAGCGAACGCATCGCGCTCGACGGGACCGGCCAGCGCGAGGTGCTGCTCCAGAATGGCGACGAGCTGCTGCTCGGTGACCCCAGCGCGCCGGTGATCCTGCGCTGCACGATCGCCGCGGCCGCCGCGCCTGGGCCCGACCACACCGTACGCGTGCACGCCACCCGCGCGCTGTCGGAGCTCGGGCGCCTCACCGGCGAGGTCGCACGCAGCAGCGACCTCGCGACGCTCTATCGGGCCGTGCGGCTGCTCGACAGCCAACCACAGCTCAGCGCCGTACTCGAGGCCACCGCGCAGGCAACGCTCGCGTTGCTGCCTCGCGCCACGCACATCGCGATCTTGCTCGAGGAGGGGCGCCCCGGCGAAGGGCGACTGGTCCCCGCCTGCGCTCGGACACGCGGCGCGGAGCCCGCGACCGAGGTCGTCGCGACGAGCCGCGCGCTGCTGCAGCGTGTGCTCGAGCAACGCAGCGCCGTGCTGGCAGCGCATGCGGCCGATGACCTCGGTCGCAGCGAGAGCATCATGGGCGCCCAGATCCGCTCGACCCTCGCGGCGCCGCTGTGGCGCGGCGAGCAGCTGATGGGCGTGATCGCGGCGGACAACCGCGGCGGCGGCGGCGGCGGCATCTTCAGCGAGCGCGACCTCGAGTTGTTGCTCTTGCTCGGCGAGCCGGCCGCCCTGGCGCTGGAGAATGCGCGACTCTACGAGCAGCTGCGCCTGGCCCGCGAGCGCGCCGAGCAGGAGAATCACTATCTGCGTACGCGCGAGCCGCGGCCGACCTTCGAGCAGATGTTCGGTCAGTCGGCCGCCCTGCAGCAGGTGTTGCAGCAGCTCACGCGCGTGATCGACACGCGCGTCACCGTTTGCATCGGCGGTGAGACGGGCACCGGCAAGGAGCTCGTCGCCCGCGCCATTCACGAGCAGAGCCGCCGGCGCGACAAGCTCTTCGTCGCCCAGAACTGCGCGGCCTTGCCCGAGACGCTGCTCGAGAGTGAGCTCTTCGGTCATAAGAAGGGCGCGTTCACCGGCGCTGAGCAGGAGAAGAAGGGCCTCTTCGAGCTGGCCGACGGCGGCACGCTCCTGCTCGACGAGATCGGCGAGATGCCGGCGGCGCTCCAGGCCAAGCTGCTCCGGGTGTTGCAGGACGGTGAGGTTCGCCCGCTCGGCGCGACGCGCAGCCGCAAGGTCGACGCGCGCATCGTCTGCGCCACCCACCGCAACCTGGAGGAGGAGGTCAAGAGCGGTCGCTTCCGCCAGGACCTCTACTATCGCCTGGTGGTCTTCCCCGTCACGCTGCCGCCGCTGCGCGAGCGCGGCGACGACATTCCATTGCTCGCCGAGCGCTTCCTCGAACGCTATGCGGCGGAGCTGCGCAAGCCGGCGCCGACGATCTCGGCACGAGCGCTCGCGCTGCTGCGCGCCTATCGCTGGCCGGGCAATATTCGCGAGCTGGAAAACGAGATGCAGCGGCTGGCGATCCTCGTCGACGATGGCGCATGCGTCGAGCCCGAGCAGCTCTCACCCGCCCTCCAGGGCGGCGCGCTCCTCCCAACGTCCGAGCTGCCGACGAGCGGCACCTTGAAGGAGATGATGGAGCACCTCGAGCGCGATCTGCTCGTCGCCGCACTGGCCGCCCATGGCCATAACAAGACGCGCACCGCGGCCACGCTCGGCATCACCCGCGAAGGCCTCCACAAGAAGCTCACCCGCTTCGGGCTCTAG
- a CDS encoding polymer-forming cytoskeletal protein: MNNQAQATVIGAQTRIKGEVECQDSLIVAGHLEGAVRLGDELVIEPGGVVVADVQAARVLVGGTLVGNVSASESVRIGEQGKLLGDVSCPQLVMADGAALRGNVTAGPGATTGSDSRARPGLGSSRAAPLAPQPSPPPRHRVGIATVPVTPTALRRERNAEPERTAAPSRTAAPSPAAPATPAPAVEAGRSTGASATQVKVPRPPTAAGKKSRVKRR, from the coding sequence ATGAACAACCAAGCACAGGCAACGGTGATCGGCGCCCAGACGCGGATCAAGGGTGAGGTCGAGTGCCAGGACAGCCTCATCGTGGCCGGACACCTCGAGGGTGCGGTCCGGCTCGGTGACGAGCTGGTGATCGAACCCGGGGGGGTCGTGGTCGCAGACGTGCAGGCTGCTCGTGTGCTGGTCGGCGGTACGCTGGTGGGCAACGTCAGCGCCAGCGAGTCCGTCCGCATCGGAGAGCAGGGCAAGCTGCTCGGCGACGTGAGCTGTCCGCAGCTCGTGATGGCCGATGGTGCGGCGCTGCGCGGCAACGTGACGGCCGGCCCCGGCGCGACCACGGGCAGCGACAGCCGCGCACGACCGGGGCTCGGGAGCAGCCGTGCGGCGCCACTGGCGCCGCAGCCGAGCCCGCCGCCGCGGCACCGTGTCGGTATCGCCACAGTGCCCGTCACGCCGACCGCGCTGCGACGCGAGCGCAATGCCGAGCCCGAGCGCACGGCGGCGCCGAGCCGCACGGCGGCACCGAGCCCAGCCGCGCCCGCAACGCCGGCCCCCGCCGTCGAGGCCGGCCGCAGCACGGGCGCGAGCGCCACCCAGGTCAAGGTCCCGCGTCCCCCGACCGCGGCCGGCAAGAAGAGCCGCGTCAAGCGCCGTTGA
- a CDS encoding polymer-forming cytoskeletal protein — MATTVIGPALVIDGELSADEDLVVEGTIRGALQLSRGLVVEASARVEAEIEADSAVISGQVKGNVVARRKVELRPNACLIGDIKAARVVIAEGATFRGTIEMGA, encoded by the coding sequence ATGGCGACCACGGTAATCGGCCCTGCCCTGGTGATCGACGGCGAGCTCAGCGCCGACGAAGACCTCGTCGTCGAGGGCACGATCCGCGGCGCGCTGCAGCTCAGTCGAGGCCTCGTGGTCGAGGCCTCGGCGAGGGTCGAGGCCGAGATCGAGGCTGACTCCGCGGTGATCAGCGGACAGGTCAAGGGCAACGTGGTGGCACGCCGGAAGGTCGAGCTGCGACCGAACGCCTGCCTGATCGGCGACATCAAGGCTGCGCGCGTGGTGATCGCTGAGGGCGCCACCTTCCGTGGCACGATCGAGATGGGCGCGTAG
- a CDS encoding polymer-forming cytoskeletal protein, with protein sequence MAEQPCVIGKTVTVRGTISGGEDLIVEGRVEGAIALERSLLIEAAAIVEAEVEVGELTLRGALRGEVRARGPVTIAAGARFDGSLQAARIVIEEGAAFTGRLEMDIDLPPGLTAR encoded by the coding sequence ATGGCGGAACAACCCTGCGTCATCGGCAAGACAGTGACGGTTCGCGGCACGATCTCGGGCGGTGAGGATCTAATCGTCGAAGGGCGGGTCGAGGGCGCGATCGCGCTCGAGCGCTCGCTGCTGATCGAAGCGGCGGCCATCGTCGAGGCCGAGGTCGAGGTCGGTGAGCTGACCCTGCGTGGCGCCCTACGGGGCGAGGTCCGCGCCCGCGGCCCGGTGACGATCGCGGCCGGCGCGCGCTTTGACGGGTCGCTGCAGGCGGCGCGGATCGTCATCGAGGAAGGCGCCGCCTTCACCGGCCGCCTCGAGATGGACATCGACTTACCGCCGGGTCTCACCGCGCGCTAG
- a CDS encoding DUF1295 domain-containing protein encodes MPGFAETAFRRALLLELVLAALTYLALRRVTAPYGRHARPGWGPVLAARLGWTLMELPALLGFLAVFVAGSQRGELMPLLLAALWTLHYAQRSLVFPWRLPPTARPLPVLVVALGLLFNTLNAPINAYWLAEVARYHARWLLDPRLIFGVVLFFGGLAINWHADAALLRLRRAGGYRIPQGGLFRWVSCPNYLGEIVEWWGWALAAWSPAGAVFALYTMANLLPRALAHHRWYRARFADYPRQRRALLPLIW; translated from the coding sequence CTGCCTGGCTTCGCGGAGACGGCGTTTCGCCGCGCCCTGCTGCTCGAGCTCGTGCTCGCCGCCCTCACCTATCTAGCCCTGCGGCGTGTCACGGCGCCTTACGGACGCCACGCGCGACCGGGCTGGGGCCCCGTGCTTGCGGCGCGCCTCGGCTGGACGCTGATGGAGCTGCCGGCGCTGCTCGGCTTTCTCGCGGTCTTCGTTGCGGGAAGCCAACGCGGCGAGCTCATGCCGCTGCTGCTCGCCGCGCTCTGGACGCTGCACTACGCCCAGCGCAGCCTCGTCTTTCCCTGGCGTCTGCCGCCGACGGCGCGTCCCCTGCCTGTCCTCGTGGTCGCGCTCGGCCTGCTCTTCAACACGCTCAACGCGCCGATCAACGCCTACTGGCTCGCCGAGGTCGCGCGCTATCACGCACGCTGGCTGCTCGACCCGCGGCTGATCTTCGGCGTCGTGCTCTTCTTCGGCGGGTTGGCCATCAACTGGCATGCGGACGCCGCGCTCTTGCGCTTGCGTCGCGCCGGCGGCTACCGAATTCCCCAGGGCGGGCTCTTTCGCTGGGTCTCCTGCCCCAACTATCTCGGCGAAATCGTCGAGTGGTGGGGCTGGGCGCTGGCCGCCTGGTCGCCGGCCGGCGCGGTCTTTGCGCTCTACACCATGGCCAACCTGCTGCCGCGGGCCCTCGCGCATCATCGTTGGTATCGCGCACGCTTCGCCGACTACCCGCGCCAGCGCCGGGCCCTCCTGCCGCTGATTTGGTGA
- a CDS encoding SPFH domain-containing protein, whose translation MLSLALAASTLGSSLGSGLLLGLLGWVVLRVVLPGFYTVDQSERAVLTTFGRARRLPGPTTADLPIAEALRPDERERYRYPQVQVIGPGGPYFRWPWQSVHKVSVAVQTMNMALDPEDPGANHGGSVLEAVTKDQLNTGLTGDVRFRVSEQNLYAYLFAIKRPIAHVMGYFVSVLRQKIASFEAPQHALGQAENGAALDLAQAEGISINDLRKNLRDINQHMDLECRSSEARYGVALDASLITSIDPPSEVESALAAINTAHNHVSSDISLARATADQRIVQSRRAVEIETLRAQAEVQPLQALATELELLQANGPDALRAYRRFVALELLGRAQQHVREVRS comes from the coding sequence ATGCTATCACTGGCGCTGGCGGCTAGTACCCTGGGCTCGAGCCTGGGTTCGGGCCTGCTGCTCGGGTTATTGGGCTGGGTGGTGCTCCGGGTCGTGCTGCCCGGCTTCTACACGGTCGATCAGAGCGAGCGCGCCGTGCTCACCACCTTTGGGCGGGCCCGGCGGCTCCCGGGACCGACGACCGCCGACCTGCCGATCGCCGAGGCGCTGCGTCCCGACGAGCGCGAGCGCTATCGCTATCCACAGGTGCAGGTGATCGGTCCCGGGGGCCCCTACTTTCGCTGGCCCTGGCAGAGCGTCCACAAGGTGTCGGTCGCCGTGCAGACGATGAACATGGCGCTCGACCCCGAGGATCCCGGCGCCAATCACGGCGGCTCGGTGCTCGAGGCGGTGACCAAGGATCAGCTCAACACCGGGCTGACCGGCGACGTGCGCTTTCGCGTCAGCGAGCAGAACCTCTATGCCTACCTCTTCGCGATCAAGCGGCCGATCGCCCACGTGATGGGCTACTTCGTCTCGGTCTTGCGGCAGAAGATCGCCTCCTTCGAGGCGCCGCAGCACGCGCTCGGGCAGGCCGAGAACGGCGCGGCGCTCGACCTGGCGCAGGCCGAGGGCATCTCGATCAACGACCTGCGCAAGAACCTGCGCGACATCAACCAGCACATGGATCTTGAGTGCCGCAGCTCCGAAGCGCGCTACGGCGTGGCGCTCGATGCCTCGCTGATCACCAGCATCGACCCGCCCTCCGAGGTGGAATCGGCGCTGGCCGCGATCAACACCGCCCATAATCACGTCTCGTCGGATATTTCGCTCGCGCGCGCGACCGCCGACCAGCGCATCGTGCAGTCGCGGCGCGCGGTAGAGATCGAGACCTTGCGGGCGCAGGCCGAGGTGCAGCCGCTGCAGGCGCTGGCCACCGAGCTGGAGCTGCTCCAGGCCAACGGCCCCGACGCGCTTCGGGCCTATCGGCGCTTCGTGGCGCTCGAGCTGCTCGGTCGCGCGCAGCAGCACGTACGGGAGGTGCGCTCATGA
- a CDS encoding SPFH domain-containing protein — MTLIIGALSLVLWSVLIPFGFTLLRLLGVYDVVHEGRCHVYTLFGKVVGVMREPGLVWLWPQMGPTALIVRWLGTRYVVDLRRDQTYIRSQPVNSEEGAPMGIGLWYEMFVSDPVAFLFANTDPRGSLRSNVSNAAVRCLSNMPLAAMLQTRHSMSESVRNEVSPESHKWGYRLGSVYVRKVHFRDVGMLRQIEEKVVNRLRQVTSAIRQEGANQVSVITSGAEREAAVDFAKAAALRPQIVGGALQRISREREVAETLFDVLETQRLLESKGRLTLVPARSAELLPQLLTSASLEHEGAAERSLVPVARAAR; from the coding sequence ATGACCCTGATTATCGGCGCGCTCTCGCTGGTGCTCTGGTCGGTGCTGATCCCCTTCGGCTTCACCCTGCTGCGCTTGCTCGGCGTCTATGACGTGGTGCACGAGGGCCGCTGCCACGTCTACACGCTCTTCGGCAAGGTGGTCGGCGTGATGCGCGAGCCCGGGCTGGTCTGGCTCTGGCCGCAGATGGGGCCGACGGCGCTGATCGTGCGCTGGCTCGGTACGCGCTACGTCGTCGATCTGCGCCGCGACCAGACCTATATTCGCTCGCAGCCCGTCAACTCGGAGGAGGGCGCGCCGATGGGCATCGGCCTCTGGTACGAGATGTTCGTCAGCGATCCGGTGGCCTTCCTCTTCGCCAACACCGACCCGCGCGGCTCGCTGCGCTCCAATGTCTCGAACGCGGCGGTGCGCTGCCTGAGCAACATGCCGCTGGCGGCGATGCTGCAGACGCGGCATTCGATGAGCGAGAGCGTACGCAACGAAGTCTCGCCGGAATCCCATAAGTGGGGCTATCGGCTGGGCAGCGTCTATGTGCGCAAGGTCCACTTCCGCGATGTCGGGATGCTGCGGCAGATCGAGGAGAAGGTGGTCAACCGCCTGCGCCAGGTGACCTCGGCGATTCGCCAGGAGGGCGCCAACCAGGTCAGCGTGATCACCAGTGGCGCCGAGCGCGAGGCGGCGGTCGACTTCGCCAAGGCAGCCGCGCTGCGGCCGCAGATCGTCGGCGGCGCGCTGCAGCGCATCTCACGTGAGCGCGAGGTCGCCGAGACGCTCTTCGACGTGCTCGAGACGCAGCGCCTGCTCGAGTCCAAGGGCAGGCTGACGCTCGTGCCGGCGCGCAGCGCCGAGCTGCTGCCCCAGCTCCTGACCAGCGCCAGCCTCGAGCACGAAGGCGCGGCGGAGCGCTCGCTCGTCCCCGTCGCCCGCGCCGCGCGCTGA